A genomic stretch from Syntrophaceae bacterium includes:
- a CDS encoding DMT family transporter, giving the protein MKKFRGLAFSLFSAVCFASLAILAKLGYRAGLTDMALLQYRFLFGAALLFLFLLLKDPSLLKIRPAALGKAAFLGLVLYGLQSTFFFKALKYIPASTTSLILYIYPVTVTILSAAFLGQKVGRMLILSLMILSAGSCLVFYDAFLREMNLLGLLFAFGTTLTFSLYLILVQVFMKGERPFTVAFYVIVFTGLAFLFFNNPFQILRMNGTQLLIAVSLGLFPTAVAIVFQYRAIEMIGSTYTAVFSTLEPAATVALAAAVLGETVDALQWAGMGLIVAGIAAPNLKAILRERRLKRDVRAGG; this is encoded by the coding sequence ATGAAGAAGTTCCGGGGGCTGGCCTTCTCTCTGTTTTCCGCCGTCTGCTTCGCGTCCCTGGCCATCCTGGCGAAACTGGGCTACCGGGCCGGCCTGACGGACATGGCGCTCCTCCAGTACCGCTTTCTGTTCGGGGCGGCCCTCCTGTTCCTTTTCCTGCTCCTGAAGGATCCGTCCCTCCTGAAGATCCGTCCCGCGGCACTGGGAAAGGCGGCCTTTCTCGGCCTCGTTCTGTACGGCCTCCAGAGCACCTTCTTCTTCAAGGCCCTCAAGTACATCCCGGCGTCCACGACGTCACTCATCCTCTACATCTATCCGGTGACGGTGACGATCCTCTCGGCGGCCTTTCTCGGCCAGAAGGTGGGGCGGATGCTCATCCTGTCGCTTATGATCCTGTCGGCCGGCTCCTGCCTCGTTTTCTACGACGCCTTTCTCCGGGAAATGAATCTCCTGGGGCTTCTCTTCGCCTTCGGAACGACTCTGACCTTCTCCCTCTACCTGATCCTGGTGCAGGTCTTCATGAAGGGAGAGAGGCCCTTCACCGTGGCCTTCTACGTGATCGTCTTTACCGGGCTGGCTTTCCTCTTCTTCAACAACCCCTTCCAGATCCTGCGGATGAACGGAACACAGCTCCTGATCGCCGTTTCGCTCGGCTTGTTTCCCACGGCGGTGGCCATTGTATTCCAGTACCGGGCCATCGAGATGATCGGCAGCACCTACACGGCCGTCTTTTCGACCCTCGAACCGGCGGCGACGGTCGCCCTGGCCGCCGCGGTCCTGGGCGAGACGGTCGACGCCCTCCAATGGGCGGGCATGGGTCTCATCGTGGCGGGAATTGCCGCGCCCAACCTGAAGGCGATCCTGCGAGAGCGGCGCCTCAAACGGGACGTTCGGGCCGGCGGCTAA
- a CDS encoding ATP-dependent 6-phosphofructokinase, with product MNETGYNFSIENLGERTIPSPVIVNYYTPDDRRILFNIDPVRFSDWKAPDGSPLSVEVAGPREQIFFDPSKTKAAIVTCGGLCPGINDVIRAVVMELHHRYGVRNIQGIRYGFQGLIPKYGHAMVDLTPDVVKDIHSMGGSFLSSSRGRQDVGEMVNALKRMNVDILFCIGGDGTMRATEQITCEILSRRLNIGVIGIPKTIDNDLNLIQKTFGYDTAISEAVRVIQCAHAEAKGAPLGIGLVKLMGRLSGHIAVGAALAQNDANFVLIPEVPFDLDGERGFLKTLEHRLRERQHCVILVAEGAGQDLVPHSGEKHETDASGNIRLLDIGLFLKERIEKYFQSTGLEINLKYIDPSYTLRSVPASASDSIYCGALGQYAVHAGMAGKTGMLVGLMKDEFVHLPLKAVTSGKRVDPAGNLWMRVLESTGQPPSMKNVPA from the coding sequence ATGAACGAGACGGGCTACAACTTCAGCATTGAAAACCTCGGTGAACGCACGATTCCCTCCCCGGTCATCGTCAACTACTACACCCCGGACGACCGGCGGATCCTCTTCAATATCGATCCGGTGAGATTCTCCGACTGGAAGGCCCCGGACGGATCGCCCCTCTCCGTGGAAGTCGCCGGCCCCCGGGAACAGATCTTTTTCGACCCGTCGAAAACGAAAGCCGCCATCGTCACCTGCGGAGGGCTCTGCCCAGGCATCAACGACGTCATCCGCGCCGTCGTGATGGAACTCCATCACCGGTACGGCGTCCGGAACATTCAGGGGATCCGCTACGGATTCCAGGGCCTGATCCCGAAGTACGGGCATGCCATGGTGGACCTGACTCCGGACGTGGTCAAGGACATCCACTCCATGGGCGGGAGCTTCCTGTCGTCGTCCCGGGGTCGCCAGGACGTGGGCGAGATGGTGAACGCCCTCAAGCGGATGAACGTGGACATCCTGTTCTGCATCGGCGGCGACGGGACCATGAGGGCCACGGAACAGATTACGTGCGAGATCCTGAGCCGGAGGCTGAACATCGGGGTCATCGGCATTCCCAAAACGATCGACAACGACCTCAACCTGATCCAGAAGACCTTCGGTTACGACACGGCCATTTCGGAGGCGGTCCGGGTCATCCAGTGCGCCCACGCGGAGGCCAAGGGAGCGCCCCTCGGCATCGGCCTGGTGAAGCTCATGGGGCGCCTCTCGGGCCACATCGCCGTCGGGGCCGCTCTGGCCCAGAACGACGCCAATTTTGTCCTGATCCCGGAAGTTCCGTTCGACCTCGACGGGGAAAGGGGTTTTCTGAAGACCCTCGAGCATCGCCTCCGGGAACGGCAGCACTGCGTCATCCTCGTGGCCGAGGGGGCCGGTCAGGACCTGGTGCCCCACAGCGGGGAAAAACATGAAACGGACGCTTCGGGAAACATCCGCCTCCTGGATATCGGCCTGTTCCTGAAGGAACGGATCGAGAAATACTTCCAGAGCACCGGCCTGGAAATCAACCTGAAGTACATCGACCCCAGCTATACCCTGCGGAGCGTTCCCGCCAGCGCCAGCGACAGCATCTACTGCGGTGCCCTGGGCCAGTACGCCGTCCATGCCGGCATGGCCGGCAAGACGGGCATGCTCGTGGGGCTCATGAAAGACGAATTCGTCCACCTGCCCCTGAAGGCCGTCACATCGGGCAAGCGGGTGGATCCGGCGGGGAACCTCTGGATGCGCGTCCTGGAATCCACGGGCCAGCCGCCGTCCATGAAGAACGTCCCGGCCTGA
- a CDS encoding tRNA 4-thiouridine(8) synthase ThiI, whose translation MTYSPSLTQSETVRAVALFSGGLDSILAVQVVRLQGIDVLGVTFETPFFSARKAREAARQIDLPLRVVDFADEHLEMVKAPRYGYGRNMNPCIDCHALMLRKAGEIMEETGAALILTGEVLGQRPMSQGKQSLYVVAKNSGYLDRVVRPLSALLLPETAPEREGMIDRERLLAIQGRGRKIQMQMAADMGITRYEAPAGGCLLTDAMFSRRLRDLFSHIPGCTVRDAEMLKYGRHFRIDERIKAVVGRNHRDNLAIERTAGDGYTLIRMAGHPGPLTALSPGWNEEGLRMAASLCVLYSDAPKDRPVAVSIRTGTTTRSLEIAAASPDEAARRLV comes from the coding sequence ATGACCTATTCCCCTTCCCTGACGCAGTCCGAGACCGTCCGCGCCGTCGCCCTGTTTTCCGGCGGCCTGGACAGCATCCTGGCCGTCCAGGTCGTCCGCCTCCAGGGCATCGACGTCCTGGGCGTGACCTTCGAAACCCCCTTCTTCAGCGCCCGAAAGGCCCGGGAGGCGGCCCGGCAGATCGATCTTCCGCTCAGGGTCGTGGACTTCGCCGACGAACACCTCGAGATGGTCAAGGCCCCCCGTTACGGGTACGGCAGGAACATGAATCCGTGCATCGACTGCCATGCTCTGATGCTCCGCAAGGCCGGGGAGATCATGGAGGAGACGGGTGCGGCGCTCATCCTGACCGGGGAGGTTCTCGGGCAGCGCCCCATGTCCCAGGGAAAGCAGTCGCTGTACGTGGTGGCCAAGAACTCGGGATACCTCGACCGGGTCGTCCGTCCCCTGAGCGCCCTGCTCCTGCCGGAAACGGCACCGGAGCGGGAGGGCATGATCGACCGGGAGCGGCTGCTGGCGATCCAGGGGCGGGGACGAAAGATCCAGATGCAGATGGCCGCCGACATGGGAATCACCCGCTACGAAGCCCCCGCCGGCGGATGCCTCCTGACGGACGCCATGTTCTCCCGACGCCTCAGGGACCTTTTCTCGCACATCCCCGGCTGCACGGTCCGGGACGCGGAAATGCTCAAGTACGGGCGCCACTTCCGGATCGACGAGCGGATCAAGGCGGTCGTTGGCAGGAATCACCGGGACAACCTGGCCATCGAGCGGACCGCCGGAGACGGGTACACGCTCATCCGCATGGCCGGCCATCCGGGCCCCCTGACGGCCCTGTCGCCCGGCTGGAACGAGGAGGGTCTGCGCATGGCGGCATCCCTCTGCGTCCTTTACAGCGACGCCCCGAAGGACCGTCCGGTCGCGGTGAGCATCCGGACGGGAACAACCACCCGGTCGCTGGAGATTGCGGCCGCATCCCCCGACGAGGCCGCCCGAAGGCTCGTCTGA
- a CDS encoding phosphoribosylglycinamide formyltransferase, with translation MNKVPIGVLVSGSGSNLQSLIDRIEEGSLDARIRIVISNNPDAFALKRCEKHGIPFLVIRHEDYPDRESFDRKMAAFLHDNEVDLVVMAGFMRILSSWFLREFPFRIMNIHPALLPAFPGLHVQRQAVLHGVKFSGCTVHFADEGVDTGPIIIQAVVPVLDDDTEDSLAERILRQEHRIYPQAVQLYAEGRLRIAGRRVVVVDNPASGKESLHNPPVTNF, from the coding sequence ATGAATAAAGTGCCCATCGGCGTCCTGGTTTCCGGAAGCGGCTCCAACCTGCAGTCCCTCATCGACCGCATCGAGGAGGGATCCCTGGACGCCCGGATCCGCATCGTCATCAGCAACAACCCGGACGCCTTCGCGCTCAAACGCTGCGAGAAACACGGGATTCCGTTCCTGGTGATCCGCCACGAGGATTATCCGGACCGGGAATCCTTCGACCGGAAAATGGCGGCGTTCCTTCATGACAACGAAGTGGACCTGGTGGTCATGGCCGGCTTCATGAGAATCCTCTCCTCCTGGTTTCTCCGGGAATTCCCCTTCCGGATCATGAACATCCACCCGGCGCTGCTCCCGGCCTTTCCGGGGCTCCACGTCCAGCGGCAGGCGGTCCTGCACGGCGTCAAGTTCTCCGGCTGCACGGTCCACTTCGCCGACGAGGGCGTCGACACCGGCCCCATCATCATCCAGGCGGTCGTCCCCGTTCTGGACGACGACACGGAAGACAGCCTGGCCGAACGGATCCTCAGACAGGAGCATCGAATCTACCCGCAGGCCGTTCAGCTGTATGCCGAAGGCAGGCTCCGGATTGCGGGGCGGCGGGTCGTCGTCGTCGACAATCCGGCGAGCGGGAAAGAGTCTCTTCACAATCCTCCCGTCACGAATTTCTGA
- the recG gene encoding ATP-dependent DNA helicase RecG, with protein sequence MESVEEILKRMESPLRFASREGYRHLALLRDVEPLMAGHVAALKGKDWEAISPGPPPPLDLLDAFGEIFLGFDVLPEEQKKDRMARAIQLFDEIRRWIPRRTTAVPDTAPALPGTEDVRVSLYQLATPARYVRGVGPRISALLEKKGLATVEDLLYFLPRRYEDRREIRKIAAAIFGRRETVVGKVAAAGFRQYGRRRIFEAAVDDGTGTLLCKWFKGGTAYLKRVFQEGSTIILTGEVRGFLGGKEMIHPDYEVLDDEEGGNSLHFRRIVPVYSETEGLYQKVLRRILAEVLDEYAANLVSPIPPFILQSRRLPAMAEAVREVHFPGPEADPEALNKFSSPAHRRLIYDEFFFLQLGMALRRRGQAIEEGIAFRTGGPLVKRFLTSLPFRLTAAQKKVLGEIAGDMGKPHRMNRLLQGDVGSGKTVVAFAAIVAACENGCQAAFMAPTEILARQHFRNILNWAEELGLKVGFLSGGRKGNERKETLDAVARGEVQVVVGTHALIQEGVEYRQLGLVVIDEQHRFGVLQRATLREKGSNPDVLVMTATPIPRTLAMTVYGDLDVSILDEMPPGKKPVDTLVVYEHHRSRVYDTIRREVRKGNQAFIVYPLVEESEALDLKDATRMAEHLQKEIFPELQVGLVTGRMKGSEKDAVMADFAAGKVHILVSTTVIEVGIDIPEASVMVIEHAERFGLSQLHQLRGRVGRGEAASICILLTGHTGSADARRRLRVMEETQDGFRIAEEDLAIRGPGEFLGTRQSGLPDFRVADIVRDGRILAEARADAFATAERDPGLEKPEHALLKEVLLKRWHGRLELARVG encoded by the coding sequence ATGGAATCCGTGGAAGAAATTCTCAAGCGCATGGAAAGCCCGCTCCGGTTCGCCTCCCGGGAGGGGTACCGGCATCTGGCCCTCCTGCGCGACGTGGAGCCGCTCATGGCAGGCCACGTAGCGGCCCTGAAGGGGAAGGACTGGGAGGCCATATCTCCCGGACCGCCGCCGCCGCTCGATCTGCTGGATGCGTTCGGGGAGATATTCCTGGGATTCGACGTCCTGCCGGAGGAACAGAAAAAAGACCGCATGGCCCGAGCCATCCAGCTCTTCGATGAAATCCGGCGCTGGATCCCCCGGCGCACGACCGCGGTTCCCGACACGGCGCCCGCCTTGCCGGGGACGGAGGACGTCCGGGTCTCCCTGTACCAGCTGGCCACCCCCGCCCGCTATGTCCGGGGTGTCGGCCCACGGATTTCAGCCCTCCTCGAAAAAAAAGGGCTGGCGACGGTGGAAGACCTGCTTTACTTTCTGCCCCGGCGGTACGAAGACCGCCGGGAGATCCGCAAAATCGCCGCGGCGATCTTCGGACGCCGGGAGACCGTGGTGGGGAAAGTCGCCGCCGCAGGCTTCCGCCAGTACGGCCGCCGGCGGATCTTCGAGGCCGCCGTGGACGACGGGACGGGGACGCTCCTGTGCAAGTGGTTCAAAGGCGGAACGGCCTATCTCAAGCGGGTGTTTCAGGAGGGGAGCACGATCATCCTCACGGGAGAAGTCAGGGGGTTTCTGGGGGGCAAGGAGATGATCCACCCCGATTACGAGGTCCTCGATGACGAGGAGGGGGGAAACAGCCTCCACTTCCGGCGGATCGTGCCCGTTTATTCCGAGACGGAGGGGCTCTACCAGAAGGTTCTCCGGCGGATTCTCGCGGAGGTTTTGGATGAGTATGCGGCCAACCTGGTCAGCCCGATCCCGCCGTTCATTCTGCAGAGCCGCCGCCTTCCGGCGATGGCCGAAGCCGTCCGGGAAGTTCATTTTCCCGGGCCGGAGGCCGACCCGGAGGCCCTCAACAAGTTTTCCTCTCCGGCCCATCGGCGCCTGATCTATGACGAGTTCTTTTTTCTGCAGCTCGGCATGGCCCTCCGTCGGCGCGGCCAGGCTATCGAAGAAGGCATCGCCTTCCGGACCGGCGGGCCGCTTGTAAAGCGGTTTCTGACCTCGCTGCCGTTCCGGTTGACCGCCGCCCAGAAGAAGGTCCTGGGCGAGATTGCGGGGGACATGGGAAAGCCGCACCGGATGAACCGCCTGCTCCAGGGAGACGTCGGCTCCGGAAAGACCGTGGTGGCCTTCGCGGCGATCGTGGCGGCCTGCGAGAACGGCTGCCAGGCGGCCTTCATGGCCCCGACGGAAATCCTCGCCCGGCAGCACTTCCGGAACATCCTGAACTGGGCGGAGGAACTCGGCCTCAAGGTGGGGTTTCTGTCGGGCGGCCGGAAAGGAAACGAGCGGAAGGAGACCCTGGACGCGGTTGCCCGGGGAGAGGTGCAGGTCGTCGTCGGGACCCATGCACTGATCCAGGAAGGCGTAGAATACCGGCAGCTGGGGCTGGTCGTGATCGACGAGCAGCACCGGTTCGGTGTCCTCCAGCGGGCCACCCTGCGGGAGAAGGGGAGCAATCCCGACGTTCTGGTGATGACGGCCACGCCGATTCCCCGGACCCTGGCCATGACGGTCTACGGCGATCTCGACGTGTCGATCCTGGACGAGATGCCGCCGGGGAAGAAGCCCGTCGACACCCTCGTGGTGTACGAGCATCACCGGTCCCGGGTCTACGACACGATCCGCCGGGAGGTCCGCAAGGGGAACCAGGCCTTCATCGTCTACCCCCTCGTGGAGGAGTCGGAGGCCCTGGACCTCAAGGACGCCACCCGCATGGCCGAGCATCTGCAGAAGGAGATCTTTCCGGAGTTGCAGGTGGGACTCGTCACGGGCCGGATGAAGGGTTCCGAGAAGGACGCCGTCATGGCGGATTTCGCCGCCGGGAAAGTCCACATCCTGGTTTCCACGACGGTCATCGAGGTGGGGATCGACATCCCGGAGGCGTCGGTGATGGTCATCGAGCATGCCGAGCGCTTCGGCCTCTCCCAGCTCCATCAGCTTCGCGGCAGGGTTGGCCGCGGGGAGGCGGCGTCGATCTGCATCCTCCTGACGGGACACACCGGGTCCGCCGACGCCCGCCGCCGGCTCAGGGTGATGGAGGAGACCCAGGACGGATTCCGGATCGCCGAGGAAGACCTGGCGATCCGCGGCCCCGGCGAGTTTCTGGGAACCCGCCAGTCGGGCCTGCCGGACTTCCGGGTGGCCGACATCGTCCGGGACGGGAGGATCCTCGCCGAGGCCCGCGCCGACGCATTTGCAACGGCCGAGCGGGATCCCGGCCTGGAGAAGCCGGAGCATGCCCTCCTGAAGGAGGTGCTCCTGAAGCGGTGGCACGGCCGGCTCGAGCTGGCCCGGGTCGGATAA
- a CDS encoding GAF domain-containing protein has translation MRMQGLFDWFSIENKGLYYKLYVVFGLFFLVPVFGFLYFAVKYDILNDEFIPIYFITLLLLFFFGFFLLRKLADDIISLSHHVNKTLAEDLKGKAPMPAHTDEMKGIIASFHTLEQELRHSFQKLDKKSQDITTLKELADLCYITFNPDDLLHITLERALKLVDADIGSVLILERPRRDVFQVVASIGLGGMVKKGDRISYAESVAKYAVINRTPLVVEDIESDTRFGRVSRRQYATKSFICMPLKTIHEVIGVVTISRSRADVAFRPEDAELLSPLLSNAAFTYDNIQLIQRNERQDVHLASLENVIKAINSSLKPAELVQMILHEVHQAVPYDVAVLVIRDRSDKGGLLMNEVLAFAPTNLTPGPLPDMEGSILERTLRMENLVILRGGDVSNHPLDRLLFGDVPGTFCILAPLSAEGGSTGALVLQNVAADALAKFKDYLEAITQGLSLALEKQRLILSALKRNQELDAIRQIGSALSTATFDMEKVLNYTMDMIREAINVEAGTLFLVEGDDLRFQAAFNIDLKSIPEIRIKLGQGIAGYCASRGEAIISEDVRSNPHFYSEIDGRTNFNTRSVLCVPMISQSRVIGVIEVINKIGAAFDESDKSLLQSIAASVSIAIENAHLYRETRTMAEKERSIRSVFQKYVPKAVVDEIILSTESGRSRVEEFKTVTLLNIDIRNFSLLSRDMGPQKTVALLNDFFAVMGEIVFRQGGIVDKYLGDGFLAIFGAPVSGPADAENAVQSALEMMSRLEDLNGEFQRRFSASLVVGIAVHTGEVVVGNIGFEKKMDYTVIGDAVNVLFRIQDLCHVLPNSILMSGRTRRSTQSNYQVEEVTPAEPTDAMGSNRVFRLLGRQETA, from the coding sequence ATGCGCATGCAGGGCCTGTTCGACTGGTTTTCCATCGAGAACAAGGGCCTGTATTACAAGCTATACGTCGTATTCGGTCTTTTCTTCCTCGTCCCGGTTTTCGGCTTCCTCTACTTTGCCGTCAAGTACGACATCCTCAACGACGAATTTATCCCCATCTATTTCATCACGCTCCTGCTCCTGTTCTTCTTCGGCTTTTTCCTGCTTCGGAAACTGGCGGATGACATCATATCCCTGTCACATCACGTGAACAAGACCCTGGCGGAGGATCTGAAGGGCAAGGCGCCGATGCCCGCTCACACGGACGAAATGAAGGGGATCATCGCCTCCTTTCATACCCTCGAGCAGGAACTCCGGCACAGCTTCCAGAAACTGGACAAGAAGAGCCAGGACATCACGACGCTGAAGGAACTGGCGGATCTGTGCTACATCACCTTCAATCCGGACGACCTGCTGCATATCACCCTCGAGAGGGCCCTCAAGCTCGTGGACGCCGACATTGGTTCCGTCCTGATCCTGGAGAGGCCACGCCGGGACGTTTTCCAGGTGGTCGCTTCCATCGGCCTCGGCGGCATGGTCAAGAAGGGAGACCGGATCTCCTACGCCGAGAGCGTCGCCAAGTACGCCGTGATCAACAGGACCCCCCTCGTGGTGGAAGATATCGAGAGCGATACCCGGTTCGGGCGGGTGTCCCGAAGACAATACGCGACGAAGTCGTTCATCTGCATGCCCCTGAAAACCATCCACGAGGTGATCGGGGTCGTCACGATTTCCCGGAGCCGGGCCGATGTGGCCTTCCGGCCGGAAGACGCGGAGCTCCTGAGTCCCCTCCTGAGCAACGCCGCGTTCACTTATGACAACATCCAGCTCATCCAGCGGAACGAAAGGCAGGACGTTCACCTGGCTTCCCTGGAGAACGTGATCAAGGCCATCAATTCCAGCCTGAAGCCGGCGGAGCTGGTGCAGATGATCCTGCACGAGGTCCACCAGGCCGTTCCGTATGACGTGGCCGTTCTCGTCATCCGGGACCGGTCTGACAAGGGAGGGCTTCTGATGAACGAAGTCCTTGCCTTTGCACCGACGAACCTCACCCCCGGGCCTCTTCCCGATATGGAGGGGTCCATCCTGGAGCGGACCCTGCGCATGGAAAACCTGGTGATCCTGCGGGGCGGGGACGTCTCGAACCACCCCCTGGACCGGCTCCTTTTCGGAGACGTCCCGGGAACTTTCTGCATCCTGGCCCCTCTGAGTGCGGAAGGAGGCTCCACCGGGGCTCTCGTACTCCAGAACGTCGCCGCGGATGCCCTCGCCAAGTTCAAGGATTACCTGGAGGCGATCACACAAGGCCTGTCCCTGGCCCTGGAGAAGCAACGGCTCATCCTGTCCGCCCTGAAGCGGAACCAGGAGCTCGACGCAATCCGGCAGATCGGCAGCGCCCTCTCCACGGCCACCTTCGACATGGAAAAAGTCTTGAACTACACGATGGACATGATCCGGGAGGCGATCAATGTAGAGGCGGGCACCCTGTTCCTCGTCGAGGGGGACGACCTTCGATTCCAGGCGGCCTTCAATATCGATCTCAAGTCCATCCCGGAGATCCGGATCAAGCTGGGGCAGGGGATCGCCGGCTACTGCGCCTCCCGGGGGGAGGCGATCATCTCCGAGGATGTCCGGAGCAACCCCCATTTTTATTCCGAGATCGACGGGCGGACGAATTTCAATACGCGGTCGGTTCTCTGCGTGCCCATGATCTCCCAGAGCCGCGTCATCGGCGTCATCGAGGTGATCAACAAGATCGGGGCGGCATTCGATGAAAGCGACAAGTCTCTGCTCCAGTCCATCGCCGCATCGGTGAGCATTGCCATCGAGAACGCCCACCTGTATCGGGAGACGCGGACCATGGCGGAGAAGGAGCGGAGCATCCGCAGCGTATTCCAGAAATATGTGCCCAAGGCCGTGGTGGACGAGATTATCCTGAGCACCGAGTCCGGGAGGTCACGCGTCGAGGAATTCAAGACGGTGACGCTGCTCAACATCGACATCCGCAACTTCTCCCTCCTCTCCCGGGACATGGGGCCCCAGAAGACGGTCGCCCTGCTGAACGACTTCTTCGCCGTCATGGGGGAGATCGTGTTCCGCCAGGGGGGAATCGTGGACAAGTATCTGGGGGACGGCTTCCTGGCCATTTTCGGAGCGCCCGTGTCCGGTCCCGCGGACGCGGAGAATGCGGTTCAGTCGGCCCTGGAGATGATGTCCCGGCTGGAAGACCTGAACGGGGAATTCCAGCGGCGCTTCTCGGCCAGCCTGGTCGTGGGCATCGCCGTCCATACGGGGGAGGTTGTCGTCGGCAACATCGGGTTCGAGAAGAAGATGGATTACACGGTCATCGGCGACGCGGTGAACGTCCTATTCCGGATCCAGGATCTCTGCCATGTCCTGCCGAATTCCATTCTTATGAGCGGGAGGACCCGCCGCTCGACCCAGTCCAATTACCAGGTCGAGGAAGTGACTCCGGCCGAGCCGACGGACGCCATGGGAAGCAACCGGGTATTCCGCCTCCTGGGGCGGCAGGAAACCGCCTGA
- a CDS encoding SOS response-associated peptidase yields the protein MCGRFVLLTDLAALAEDFGFEVPPDFSLPAGERFPGQAVAAILRDPVLRPALFHWGLVPSWARDPSVGRRLFNARSETAAVKPSFRDAFRKRRCLIPADGFFEWDRTVRPARPVQYRLRTDHPMALAGLYEFRKTEPGDPSAATCTILTTEANDLIRPVHNRMPVILDRDGAARWLDPSPPAPSALQSLLAPFPSPEMRIFP from the coding sequence ATGTGCGGACGATTCGTTCTTCTGACCGACCTGGCCGCCCTCGCCGAGGACTTCGGTTTCGAGGTCCCGCCCGATTTTTCCCTGCCCGCGGGTGAGCGTTTCCCCGGACAGGCGGTCGCGGCGATCCTCCGGGATCCGGTCCTCCGGCCGGCCCTCTTCCACTGGGGCCTCGTTCCCTCCTGGGCCCGGGATCCCTCCGTCGGGCGGCGCCTCTTCAACGCCCGCTCGGAGACGGCGGCCGTCAAGCCGAGCTTCCGCGACGCCTTCCGGAAACGGCGCTGCCTGATCCCGGCAGACGGGTTCTTCGAGTGGGACCGGACGGTGCGGCCGGCACGTCCCGTCCAGTACCGCCTGCGCACAGACCACCCCATGGCCCTGGCGGGGCTCTACGAATTCAGAAAAACCGAGCCCGGGGACCCTTCCGCCGCGACCTGCACGATTCTCACCACCGAGGCCAACGACCTGATCCGGCCCGTCCACAATCGGATGCCCGTCATCCTGGACCGGGACGGCGCCGCCCGCTGGCTGGATCCATCTCCCCCGGCCCCCTCCGCTTTGCAGTCCCTGCTCGCGCCGTTTCCGTCCCCGGAGATGCGGATTTTCCCTTAG
- a CDS encoding 50S ribosomal protein L28, with translation MARVCDICGKRPVVGNNVSHANNKTKRIWYPNLKKIRAVEKGTGAVKHVKICTRCLRSGVVQKAS, from the coding sequence ATGGCCAGGGTATGCGACATCTGCGGGAAGAGACCCGTCGTGGGAAACAACGTGAGTCACGCCAACAACAAGACCAAGCGGATCTGGTATCCGAATCTGAAGAAGATCCGGGCCGTGGAAAAAGGCACCGGCGCCGTCAAGCACGTGAAGATCTGCACGCGCTGTCTGCGCTCCGGCGTCGTCCAGAAGGCCTCCTGA
- a CDS encoding phosphoribosylformylglycinamidine cyclo-ligase, which yields MTDPATYREAGVDIDKANLFVEQIKPIVRNTFRKEVMSSIGGFGALFRMDLTRWRKPILVSSTDGVGTKLRVAHWMNRHDTIGIDLVAMSVNDVLVQGAEPLFFLDYLATGRIDVAVSVQVVEGIARGCQDAGCALIGGETAEMPGFYGDGEYDLAGFCIGAVEEDRLIDGSDVRVGDVLVGLASTGLHSNGYSLARKVFFDRLGLSVHDRLEGLDGTVGEELLKPTRIYVKSVLNVLKSFSVHGLVHVTGGGFYDNIPRIVRGATRAVIRRDSWVIPPVFRVLQEAGRIEEQEMFRVFNMGIGMILVVPGQDAPEILNRFQQLGETAWQIGHIDRREGDQPPLEMVSP from the coding sequence ATGACCGATCCAGCAACATACCGGGAGGCCGGCGTCGATATCGACAAGGCCAACCTTTTCGTCGAACAGATCAAGCCCATCGTCCGGAACACGTTCCGGAAGGAAGTCATGAGCAGCATCGGGGGGTTCGGGGCGCTCTTCCGGATGGACCTGACCCGCTGGCGGAAGCCGATTCTCGTGTCTTCCACCGACGGAGTCGGGACGAAGCTCCGGGTCGCCCATTGGATGAACCGGCACGACACCATCGGCATCGACCTGGTGGCCATGTCCGTCAACGACGTTCTCGTTCAGGGCGCGGAGCCCCTCTTCTTTCTGGATTACCTGGCCACGGGCCGGATCGACGTGGCCGTGAGCGTCCAGGTCGTCGAAGGAATCGCCCGGGGATGCCAGGACGCGGGATGCGCCCTCATCGGCGGTGAGACCGCCGAGATGCCCGGGTTTTATGGCGACGGAGAGTATGACTTGGCCGGGTTCTGCATCGGCGCCGTCGAGGAGGACCGCCTGATCGACGGCTCGGACGTCCGCGTGGGCGACGTCCTGGTGGGGCTCGCCTCGACCGGCCTGCACAGCAACGGGTATTCCCTGGCCCGGAAGGTTTTCTTCGACCGCCTCGGGCTTTCGGTTCACGACCGGCTGGAGGGCCTCGACGGAACCGTTGGCGAAGAGCTCCTGAAACCAACGCGGATCTATGTCAAGTCGGTGCTGAACGTCCTCAAGAGCTTTTCCGTCCACGGACTCGTCCATGTAACCGGCGGGGGGTTCTACGACAACATCCCTCGCATTGTCCGGGGAGCCACCCGGGCGGTGATCCGGCGGGATTCCTGGGTCATCCCCCCGGTGTTCCGGGTTCTCCAGGAAGCGGGCCGGATCGAGGAGCAGGAGATGTTCCGGGTCTTCAACATGGGCATCGGCATGATCCTCGTGGTGCCGGGGCAGGACGCTCCGGAGATTCTCAACCGGTTCCAGCAGCTCGGCGAGACGGCCTGGCAGATCGGCCATATCGACCGGCGGGAAGGCGACCAGCCCCCGCTGGAGATGGTCTCCCCCTGA